The Gemmatimonadaceae bacterium DNA segment CGCTACAAGGCCAACGGGCCGGGCTTCCTGCCCGGTGCGCGCACGGCGCCGCAGGTCCGTCCGCAGCAGCTCTTCACGCAAGCGCCGGGCGCGCGTCGCACGCAGCTGACGAGCACGGCGTACTCCCATCGGAGCCCGGTGGTCTCGCCGGACGGACGCTTCATCGCGTTCATCGCCGACGCCGAGCTGCGCCCGGATTCCCTCGTGCAGGCCATCGCCGATTCGCTGAGTCGGCTGCCCTACGACACCGCGCGCGATGAGGCGCCGCGCAACGACGCCGACATCTATATCATCCCCGTCGCCGGCGGCACGCCGCGCAAGCTCGCGGCGCTGACGGGCACGGAGACGAACCTCACGTGGTCGCCGGATGGTCGGCAGCTGGCGTTCGTGCACCGCGAAACGCGGGCGTCGAACGCGCGGCTGATGGTGATCCCGGTGGCCGGCGGCACGCCGACCAACCTCACGCCCACCTGGCAGTACGAGCCGGGCGGAATGGAGTGGCTGCCCAGTGGCGAGATCGCGATGTGGGCGGAGATCGGCGGCAGCTCCGCGCTGCACCTGGTGAACCCGCGCACCGGACAGATGCGGACCGTGCTGAGCGGACGTCGCAAGATGAATGGCTACAGCTTCGACGCTGCCGGGCGGCAGGTCGCCTACGTATCGACGAGCGTCACGCAGCCCACGGAGCTGTATGTCGCCGGCGCCGACGGGCGGAACGAGCGCAAGCTCACGGGCTTCAACGACGCGCTGAACCGCGAAGTCGCCTGGAGCGACGCCGAGCGCATCACGTACAAGTCGGTCGGCGACGTGGAGATCGAGGGCTGGCTGATGAAGCCCTTCGGCTACCAGGCGGGTCGGCGCTATCCGCTGGTGCTCTACATCCACGGCGGACCGCACTCGCAGTACGGGGAGCAGTGGTTCGACGAGACGCAGAACCTCGCGGCCGCCGGCTTTATGGTGCTGTACACGAATCCGCGCGGGTCCAGCGGCTACGGCGCCGACTTCACGTACAGCACGCGCGGCCGCTGGTTCGCCGAGGACTACGAGGACCTGATGAAGGCCGTCGACATCGTCGCCGCGCGGCCGGACGTGGATTCCACGCGGATGGGCGTCACCGGCGGCTCCTACGGCGGCGTGATGACGGCGTGGGTCACGGTGAAGACGAACCGCTTCAAGGCGGCGCAGGCGGACCGAATGATCTCCAACTGGTGGTCGT contains these protein-coding regions:
- a CDS encoding S9 family peptidase, with amino-acid sequence MRLLRNSLLALLIVPGALAAQRAMQPNDWHRLTNVSQPAMSPDGRSVAFTVTTVNERENKRHQEVWVVPTAGGDPQRYTASAFESSSPRFSPDGKYLLFSSQRPGGSGNTWAIRMDAPSGEATQLENWPNGSWPRDGKFAVFSAPVATDSAPAAPAGPDPFARMQAMARPPFGAITKPVDPARFDGRHIVHQRYKANGPGFLPGARTAPQVRPQQLFTQAPGARRTQLTSTAYSHRSPVVSPDGRFIAFIADAELRPDSLVQAIADSLSRLPYDTARDEAPRNDADIYIIPVAGGTPRKLAALTGTETNLTWSPDGRQLAFVHRETRASNARLMVIPVAGGTPTNLTPTWQYEPGGMEWLPSGEIAMWAEIGGSSALHLVNPRTGQMRTVLSGRRKMNGYSFDAAGRQVAYVSTSVTQPTELYVAGADGRNERKLTGFNDALNREVAWSDAERITYKSVGDVEIEGWLMKPFGYQAGRRYPLVLYIHGGPHSQYGEQWFDETQNLAAAGFMVLYTNPRGSSGYGADFTYSTRGRWFAEDYEDLMKAVDIVAARPDVDSTRMGVTGGSYGGVMTAWVTVKTNRFKAAQADRMISNWWSWWGTSDAQGLTEFEFFGRPWDNPAMYDSLSPIRYVRQVQTPTFILQSEEDHRTPMTDAEQWFAALVRQGVPVEFVRYPRSTHDLSRTGEPWLLVDRLGRLRDWFGHWLQ